In a genomic window of Heterodontus francisci isolate sHetFra1 chromosome 21, sHetFra1.hap1, whole genome shotgun sequence:
- the LOC137381107 gene encoding probable G-protein coupled receptor 139, whose translation MGYPVLYQIEDIYYPVLAAIGVPVNLVAIVILSRGKCGLSKCITVYLVGMAVADLLVVITEPILSWIVSLYFPDSFLRITPVCILTAVLLSAATGVSVWLTVAFTFDRFVTICCDKLQRKYCSEKTAAVVVGTVSVLGCLESVPWYFTYKPRYIIDNVPLRCVHKPSFYTSPIWGVFELFHLILTPCVPFFLILLLNVLTVRRILFASKVRRGFQGHSNAENHKDPEMENRRKSIILLFSISGSFILLWVTWVVYNIYRRIADIQYYYSTTDPHYITEHTSKMLQLLSTCTNTCIYTVTQTKFRQELKKAVKYPFNLLVKLVKS comes from the coding sequence ttaacttggtggcgattgtgatcctatcccgaggaaagtgtggtctctccaaatgtatcactgtctacctggtgggaatggcagtggctgatctcctggtcgttatcactgaacccatattgagttggattgtttcactttatttcccagattcattcctgagaattactcctgtgtgtattCTCactgccgttctgctttctgcagccacaggtgtttctgtctggctcacagtcgctttcacctttgatcgatttgtgaccatttgttgtgataagCTGCAaagaaaatattgcagtgagaaaacggcggctgtggttgtaggaacagtgagtgtgctgggctgtttagagtcagtCCCTTGGTACTTTACATATAAACcaaggtacattattgataatgttcccctaCGTTGTGTCCATAAAcctagcttctatacttcccccatatggggggtatTTGAATTGTTTCACCTCATTCTAACCCCCTGTGTCCCGttttttctgattttgctgctcaatgttctgacggtcagacgtattttatttgcaagtaaagtccgcaggggattccagggccacagcaatgcagagaatcacaaggacccagagatggagaatcgcagaaaatcaattattctactcttcagtatatccggcagttttatactgttatgggtgacctgggttgtgtataacatttataggcgaattgcagatattcaatatTATTACTCCACCACTGACCCTCACTACATCACAgaacacacatcaaagatgctgcagcttctcagtactTGCACCAATacctgtatttacactgtgacacagactaaattcagacaggagctgaagaaagctgtgaaataccctttcaatctactTGTTAaactagtgaaatcatag